One genomic segment of Oncorhynchus gorbuscha isolate QuinsamMale2020 ecotype Even-year unplaced genomic scaffold, OgorEven_v1.0 Un_scaffold_19248, whole genome shotgun sequence includes these proteins:
- the LOC124030982 gene encoding serine/threonine-protein kinase Nek8-like, protein MLNTEVLQVALGRTQKMGVTKSGRLITWEAPSVGSGEPTLPGAVEQMQPQFISRFLEGQSGVTIKSVSCGDLFTTCMT, encoded by the exons ATGCTCAACACAGAGGTGCTGCAGGTGGCCCTGGGACGCACACAGAAGATGGGCGTCACCAAGTCAGGCCGACTCATCACCTGGGAG GCTCCGTCAGTAGGATCTGGTGAGCCCACTCTGCCTGGTGCAGTAGAACAGATGCAGCCGCAGTTCATCTCTCGCTTCCTGGAGGGCCAGTCTGGAGTCACCATCAAGTCTGTGTCCTGTGGGGATCTCTTCACCACCTGTATGACAG